From Shewanella yunxiaonensis, the proteins below share one genomic window:
- a CDS encoding MSHA biogenesis protein MshI, whose product MAKNSLIKMPFFRAQQATKPTGVFLGAEHVWVFQSAADTSPLISRYPRPRNWPLLFRQLAADIGPSLLQVVLGQESYQQVAVDKPAVPDNEITQALLWSVKDIVAMPPQNIYLDYFESPLAGSNKLQVVITDKPQLSAMVQAADAEGMSFAGISVEELMPANLFTDASQARLVISHIPGEEVLLTVVRSGELYMHRRIRGFKELDSATAEDLRYGIADNLSLEIQRSMDFFESQLRQPPVASIELLVEGASQALAHAIAVNFNQPVATVNCENVGAKMAELALTELLRGRL is encoded by the coding sequence ATGGCAAAAAACTCACTAATAAAAATGCCTTTTTTCAGAGCCCAACAGGCAACTAAGCCAACAGGGGTATTTCTGGGTGCTGAACATGTGTGGGTGTTTCAGTCAGCTGCCGATACATCACCTCTTATTTCCCGCTATCCGCGTCCTCGAAACTGGCCATTATTGTTTCGTCAATTGGCAGCAGATATTGGTCCGTCATTGCTGCAAGTGGTACTGGGTCAGGAATCCTACCAACAGGTGGCAGTGGATAAACCCGCTGTGCCTGACAACGAAATTACACAGGCGCTGCTATGGTCGGTGAAGGACATTGTGGCAATGCCACCGCAAAATATTTATCTCGATTATTTTGAGTCTCCCCTTGCCGGCAGCAACAAATTACAAGTGGTGATCACCGACAAACCTCAGCTCAGTGCCATGGTGCAGGCGGCGGATGCCGAGGGAATGAGCTTTGCGGGCATCTCAGTCGAAGAGCTTATGCCCGCTAATCTGTTTACCGACGCCTCCCAAGCACGACTAGTGATCAGCCATATTCCCGGCGAGGAAGTGCTGCTGACTGTGGTGCGCAGTGGCGAGCTTTATATGCATCGCCGGATCCGCGGTTTTAAGGAGTTGGATAGCGCCACGGCTGAGGATCTTCGCTACGGTATTGCTGATAATCTGAGTCTGGAAATTCAACGGTCGATGGACTTTTTTGAGAGTCAGTTAAGACAGCCTCCGGTCGCCTCAATTGAGCTGCTCGTCGAAGGGGCGTCACAGGCACTGGCGCATGCCATTGCGGTTAATTTTAACCAACCGGTGGCGACGGTGAATTGTGAAAACGTCGGGGCAAAAATGGCGGAACTGGCCTTAACGGAATTACTGCGGGGGCGTTTATGA
- the csrD gene encoding RNase E specificity factor CsrD, whose protein sequence is MNLTRMLTTRLTRFWLWSVLTLLFVGMAFAAAGYWRFVSQQQLLQVQVLQQQLQHQYQDNQLQDADPWLPSMLALTDVVELRLWQGRKLLQQYRGPIVESSRYSMRFTVDAAHNIDVELLLRSPFHHYYPQMGDWVVMLLSLLTLVVVLRLGYHWYSQQLDGMETVAERCRLILQGHYSRARNLSSASRPRFINRALSKLLDELADARKERARFDDFIRTNTFLDHDTHIGNRLLLDNRLNALSNAHGMMAHGVLLLLEFEELEQLNGDGQMVDYLNLNVAHISRLLHSQANSVFARRSYNQLAIVVTQISLAEAEQLAAKVMKLCSSLLPREMGNRNNSCHLGAAYFKLGDNQQQLLEEAEMALRAAQIQGINTWFMYDKGAVDAEFARGSVRWRSFLELALEQRRFVAFTQPVVDVDGNLHHQEVFTRAKEPNGNLVRATLFLPMAVKCGLIAKIERQTIERVVFDLLPKANADAVFSINLSEDSLLNAEFMRWLRTLLLEYRDLAPRLIFEIDEAVASGAPAALAPKLRLIRKMGARLCVDHVGQQVISSQYIVEGGFTLVKLHRSLIKQIHLRTENQLFIRSLLGGLHKTDIEIMAEGVEQLEEWQTLRVLGVSAAQGPWFGDPEPA, encoded by the coding sequence ATGAATCTGACCCGTATGCTGACCACCCGTCTGACCCGCTTTTGGCTGTGGTCTGTGCTGACGTTGTTATTTGTTGGTATGGCGTTCGCTGCGGCTGGTTACTGGCGTTTTGTCAGTCAGCAGCAATTGCTTCAGGTGCAGGTCTTACAGCAACAGTTGCAACATCAGTATCAAGATAACCAACTCCAGGATGCTGATCCCTGGTTACCCAGTATGTTGGCGTTAACGGATGTGGTGGAGTTGCGTCTGTGGCAGGGGCGCAAATTATTGCAACAATACCGCGGCCCGATTGTGGAAAGCAGTCGCTATAGCATGCGTTTTACGGTGGACGCGGCACATAATATCGACGTGGAATTACTGCTACGCTCTCCCTTTCACCATTATTACCCGCAAATGGGCGACTGGGTCGTCATGCTGCTGAGTCTGTTAACTTTGGTGGTGGTATTGCGTTTGGGCTACCACTGGTATTCGCAGCAACTGGACGGGATGGAAACAGTTGCCGAACGTTGCCGCCTGATTTTGCAGGGGCATTATTCCCGAGCGCGTAATCTGAGCAGTGCCAGTCGTCCGCGTTTCATCAACCGGGCGTTGAGTAAACTGTTGGATGAGTTAGCGGATGCGCGCAAAGAAAGGGCCCGCTTTGATGATTTTATTCGCACTAACACCTTCCTCGATCATGATACTCACATCGGTAACCGCTTACTGCTGGATAACCGCCTTAATGCCTTGAGTAACGCTCACGGAATGATGGCGCACGGCGTGTTGTTATTACTGGAGTTTGAAGAACTGGAACAACTGAACGGTGATGGTCAGATGGTGGATTATCTTAACCTGAATGTCGCCCACATCAGCCGTTTGCTTCATAGCCAGGCCAACAGTGTTTTTGCCCGGCGCAGTTACAACCAGTTAGCGATTGTAGTGACGCAGATCAGTTTGGCGGAAGCGGAACAACTGGCGGCAAAGGTAATGAAATTGTGTTCCAGCCTGTTGCCGCGGGAGATGGGAAATCGTAATAACAGCTGTCATCTCGGTGCGGCTTATTTCAAGTTGGGTGATAATCAGCAACAATTGCTGGAAGAAGCAGAAATGGCGTTGCGAGCAGCGCAAATTCAGGGCATCAACACCTGGTTTATGTACGACAAAGGCGCTGTGGATGCTGAATTTGCCAGAGGTTCGGTGCGCTGGCGCAGTTTTCTGGAGCTGGCACTGGAGCAGCGACGCTTTGTCGCCTTTACACAACCGGTTGTTGATGTAGATGGTAACCTCCATCATCAGGAAGTTTTTACTCGCGCGAAAGAGCCTAATGGCAATCTGGTCAGAGCCACTTTGTTCTTACCGATGGCGGTAAAATGTGGGCTGATAGCAAAAATCGAACGCCAGACCATTGAACGCGTGGTGTTTGATCTGTTACCCAAAGCCAATGCCGATGCCGTGTTTAGCATTAATTTATCCGAAGATTCGCTGTTGAATGCCGAGTTTATGCGTTGGCTACGAACCTTACTGCTGGAATATCGCGACCTGGCACCTCGACTGATTTTTGAAATTGATGAAGCGGTTGCCAGCGGCGCACCGGCAGCGTTAGCGCCGAAACTGCGGTTAATCCGCAAAATGGGGGCCAGATTGTGCGTCGATCATGTTGGGCAACAAGTGATCAGCAGTCAGTACATTGTGGAAGGCGGCTTTACGTTGGTGAAATTGCATCGTTCATTGATCAAACAGATCCATTTACGCACAGAAAATCAGCTATTTATTCGTAGTTTACTAGGGGGCCTTCATAAAACCGATATTGAAATTATGGCCGAAGGGGTTGAACAGCTAGAAGAGTGGCAGACGTTGCGGGTGCTGGGGGTCAGTGCCGCACAAGGTCCGTGGTTTGGTGATCCAGAGCCGGCATAA
- a CDS encoding malic enzyme-like NAD(P)-binding protein produces MSDLRQKALDYHQFPVPGKTAVALTKAAITSMDLALAYSPGVAEPVREIAANANDAYRYTNKGNTVAVITNGTAILGLGNLGPLASKPVMEGKALLFKRFANIDATDIEVKHRTNEEFINTVEAIADTFGGINLEDIKAPECFEIEKELIRRCNIPVFHDDQHGTAIVTAAGMLNALEIQGKQIAEAVFVCMGAGAAAIACMSLLVKCGALRENIYMLDRKGVIHTRRTDLNEYKSLFANNTDKRTLQDVIKGADVFLGVSGANVLSADDIALMAEKPIVFACSNPDPEIKPELAHAVRDDLIMGTGRSDYPNQVNNVLCFPFIFRGALDVRASRINDEMKLAAVQAIAGLAREPVPEEVLAAYPNVSSLSFGPTYVLPKPMDPRLLPRVARAVAEAAIASGAAQIKVLPADYLL; encoded by the coding sequence ATGAGCGATTTACGTCAAAAAGCACTTGATTACCATCAATTCCCTGTTCCCGGAAAAACGGCGGTTGCATTAACAAAGGCAGCCATTACCAGCATGGATCTGGCGTTAGCTTATAGTCCAGGGGTGGCAGAACCCGTACGAGAAATTGCCGCCAATGCCAACGATGCCTATCGTTACACCAATAAAGGCAACACGGTTGCGGTGATTACCAACGGTACCGCCATTCTTGGTCTTGGTAATCTCGGACCTTTGGCGTCAAAGCCAGTGATGGAAGGTAAGGCACTGTTATTCAAACGTTTTGCCAATATTGATGCGACCGATATTGAAGTTAAACATCGCACCAATGAAGAGTTTATCAATACCGTAGAAGCGATTGCTGACACCTTTGGCGGGATCAATCTGGAAGATATCAAAGCCCCTGAATGCTTTGAAATCGAAAAGGAACTGATCAGACGCTGTAATATCCCGGTATTTCATGACGATCAACATGGCACTGCGATTGTAACTGCTGCAGGCATGCTCAATGCGTTGGAAATCCAGGGTAAACAGATCGCTGAAGCTGTATTTGTCTGCATGGGCGCCGGAGCCGCAGCGATTGCCTGTATGTCATTGTTGGTAAAATGTGGCGCTTTGCGGGAAAACATCTACATGCTCGACCGCAAAGGCGTGATCCATACACGGCGTACCGACCTCAATGAATACAAATCACTGTTTGCCAACAACACTGACAAACGTACGTTGCAGGATGTCATAAAAGGGGCTGATGTGTTCCTGGGCGTATCTGGCGCTAACGTATTGAGTGCCGATGACATCGCATTAATGGCAGAAAAACCGATTGTTTTCGCATGCTCTAACCCCGATCCCGAGATTAAACCGGAACTGGCTCATGCCGTACGTGATGATCTGATTATGGGAACCGGTCGCAGTGATTACCCTAACCAAGTCAACAATGTGTTGTGCTTCCCGTTTATTTTCCGTGGCGCACTGGATGTCAGAGCCAGTCGTATCAATGACGAAATGAAACTGGCGGCGGTGCAGGCGATTGCAGGTTTGGCTCGTGAGCCGGTACCAGAAGAGGTGTTGGCGGCTTATCCTAACGTCAGCTCTCTGAGTTTTGGTCCGACCTATGTATTGCCAAAGCCAATGGATCCACGTTTGTTACCTCGTGTCGCACGCGCGGTCGCCGAAGCAGCTATCGCTTCAGGTGCGGCACAGATTAAAGTGTTGCCGGCAGATTACCTTCTCTAA
- the rpmE gene encoding 50S ribosomal protein L31 translates to MKPGIHPDYAEITATCTCGNVIKVHSTAGKNLHLDVCGACHPFYTGTQKVVDTGGRIEKFNKRFGVLGKK, encoded by the coding sequence ATGAAACCAGGTATCCATCCTGACTATGCAGAAATCACTGCTACCTGCACTTGCGGTAACGTGATCAAAGTTCACTCCACTGCAGGTAAAAATCTGCACTTGGACGTATGTGGTGCTTGTCACCCATTCTACACCGGTACCCAGAAAGTGGTTGACACCGGTGGTCGTATCGAAAAGTTCAACAAACGTTTCGGTGTGCTGGGCAAAAAATAA
- the priA gene encoding primosomal protein N', with protein MPQFAEVALPVPMRQNFTYKIPPDLAWPLEVGMRVRVPFGRQQLIGLVVSTADECSLAPQQLKAITAVLDSSPLLSDPLYKLTLWAARYYLCSQGQMLTQALPVALRKGASAAPEFISYYALTDKGTAATLESLKRSPAQQKVLQQLQQGELTTEEAQVLELSKTAIKALKDKDWIGLYERPLIADRRWREQLELGEQPLKLNKQQAVAVAALTAQAGYKCTLLEGVTGSGKTEVYLSLLETVLKQGKQALILVPEIGLTPQTINRFKRRFKVTIAVIHSGLTDKQRLDAWRQARCGEAAIIIGTRSALFTPMMWPGVIILDEEHDASFKQQEGVGYHARDLAVMRGHLEDIPVLLGSATPSLETLHNALNGRYAHLQLGERAGGALKVRQGIIDIRNLPLHTGMSQPLLNEMRLHLQAGNQVLLFLNRRGFAPALICHECGYLHECDRCDAFFTVHQSLGEIRCHHCGNQYAIPRQCHHCGSTMLQGQGIGTEQLETMLTKEFPDYPVVRIDRDTTSRKGSLEKQLAAIHRGEYKILVGTQMLAKGHHFPDVTLVGLLDVDGALFSADFRAPERFGQLYTQVAGRAGRASKPGTVLLQTHQSDNPLLKDLLHHGYGEFARTQLAERQQALLPPAWHMILIKAEAHQAIDADTFLAEFAALLPQDNEFEVIGPMPAPLDRKAGKFRRQLLVQADDRRRLQQVFEQLLPQAEALTSAKRCRWSLDRDPQDLL; from the coding sequence ATGCCGCAGTTTGCTGAAGTTGCTTTGCCAGTGCCGATGCGGCAGAACTTCACCTACAAAATCCCGCCCGACCTTGCCTGGCCACTGGAAGTCGGCATGCGGGTGCGCGTCCCGTTCGGACGGCAACAACTGATCGGCCTGGTCGTCAGCACAGCTGATGAATGCTCCTTAGCGCCGCAGCAGCTAAAAGCGATTACCGCGGTATTGGACAGTTCACCATTATTGTCTGACCCACTGTATAAACTCACTTTGTGGGCGGCAAGATATTATTTATGCAGCCAGGGCCAGATGCTGACCCAAGCGCTACCGGTCGCGCTGCGCAAAGGTGCCAGTGCCGCACCAGAATTTATCAGTTACTACGCACTCACGGACAAGGGCACCGCAGCCACACTGGAGAGCCTCAAACGCTCACCGGCGCAGCAAAAAGTATTGCAGCAGCTACAACAAGGCGAACTGACTACCGAAGAAGCACAAGTGCTGGAACTCAGCAAAACCGCCATCAAGGCGCTAAAAGATAAGGACTGGATTGGACTTTACGAACGGCCGCTCATTGCTGACCGCCGCTGGCGTGAACAGTTGGAGCTGGGCGAACAGCCACTCAAATTGAATAAGCAGCAAGCAGTGGCGGTCGCGGCACTGACCGCGCAAGCCGGTTATAAATGTACTCTGCTGGAAGGTGTCACCGGCTCCGGGAAAACCGAAGTCTATCTGTCGTTGCTGGAAACCGTACTGAAGCAAGGCAAACAGGCATTGATCCTGGTGCCGGAAATCGGCCTGACGCCACAGACCATCAATCGCTTCAAACGTCGCTTTAAAGTGACCATCGCGGTGATCCATTCCGGACTGACTGATAAACAGCGACTGGATGCTTGGCGACAAGCGCGCTGTGGTGAAGCGGCGATTATCATTGGCACCCGTTCCGCCTTGTTTACGCCGATGATGTGGCCGGGAGTGATTATTCTCGACGAAGAACATGATGCCAGTTTTAAGCAGCAGGAAGGTGTGGGTTATCATGCCCGCGATCTGGCGGTCATGCGCGGGCATCTGGAAGATATTCCCGTATTACTCGGCAGCGCCACACCGTCACTGGAAACGCTGCACAATGCCCTTAATGGTCGTTATGCCCATCTGCAATTAGGAGAGCGCGCCGGTGGTGCTTTGAAAGTGCGTCAGGGGATTATCGATATCCGCAATTTGCCGCTGCATACCGGAATGTCACAGCCACTACTGAACGAAATGCGCTTGCACCTGCAAGCGGGTAATCAGGTGTTGCTGTTTCTCAATCGTCGCGGCTTTGCACCAGCGCTCATCTGCCACGAATGCGGTTATCTGCATGAATGTGACCGCTGTGATGCCTTTTTCACTGTGCATCAGTCACTTGGGGAGATCCGCTGCCATCACTGTGGCAATCAATACGCAATCCCGCGTCAATGTCATCATTGCGGCAGCACCATGTTACAAGGACAAGGCATTGGCACCGAGCAGCTGGAAACCATGCTTACCAAAGAGTTTCCGGATTATCCGGTAGTGCGAATTGACCGCGATACAACCAGCCGTAAAGGTTCTTTGGAAAAACAGCTGGCAGCCATTCACCGCGGTGAATATAAGATTTTGGTGGGTACACAAATGCTCGCCAAAGGTCACCATTTTCCTGATGTCACCTTAGTCGGATTGTTGGACGTGGACGGTGCGCTATTCAGTGCTGATTTTCGTGCGCCGGAACGTTTCGGCCAGCTATATACACAGGTGGCCGGGCGCGCAGGTCGCGCCAGTAAACCCGGCACCGTGTTGCTGCAAACTCATCAGAGCGACAATCCGCTACTCAAGGATCTACTGCATCACGGCTATGGCGAATTTGCCCGTACACAACTGGCGGAGCGTCAACAAGCCTTGTTGCCTCCCGCATGGCACATGATCCTGATAAAAGCTGAGGCGCATCAAGCCATTGATGCCGACACCTTTCTGGCTGAGTTTGCCGCGTTGCTGCCGCAAGATAATGAATTTGAAGTGATTGGCCCGATGCCGGCACCGCTGGATCGCAAAGCTGGCAAATTCCGGCGGCAACTGCTGGTACAAGCTGACGATCGCAGACGTTTGCAGCAGGTATTTGAACAGTTACTGCCGCAAGCAGAAGCCCTGACTAGCGCCAAACGCTGCCGCTGGAGTCTGGACCGAGATCCGCAGGATCTGCTGTAA
- the argS gene encoding arginine--tRNA ligase: MKSHIQSLLEQTVAKLKQQGIIPEDTDPRIQVDRTKDKSHGDLATNLAMMLTKAAGKPPRELAQLLIDNLPASSHVAKVEIAGPGFINFFIDENALAKQLQAALADEHLGVALPSAQTVVVDYSSPNLAKEMHVGHLRSTIIGDAVVRALEFLGHKVIRQNHVGDWGTQFGMLLAYMEELRAANGAESEVELSDLESFYRAAKVRFDESEAFATRARHLVVELQSGDEYCNKLWREFNEISLSHCHKVYQRLGVSLTRNDVRGESAYNDDLPQVVKDLDAQGLLTESNGAKVVFQEAFRTKEGEPLPVIIQKADGGYLYATTDLAAMRYRSSVLHADRVLYFVDLRQALHFQQVFSLARTAGFVRPEMSLEHMGFGTMNGEDGRPFKTRTGGVVKLIDLLDEAHDRALELVRSKNPDMDTATLEQIAAVVGVASVKYADLSKNRASDYIFSFDQMLSFEGNTAPYLLYAYTRVAGIFKKAEDIDLSAATIVLEHDKEKELGNKLAQFSEVLARMVDKGQPHLLCAYLYELAGAFSSFYEACPVLAADTAAQRDSRLLLAKLTANTLKQGLALLGIDTLERM; encoded by the coding sequence ATGAAATCACATATCCAATCTTTGCTTGAACAGACAGTAGCCAAGTTAAAACAACAGGGAATTATCCCTGAAGATACTGATCCGCGCATTCAGGTAGACCGAACCAAGGATAAAAGCCACGGCGATCTGGCCACTAACCTGGCAATGATGCTGACCAAAGCCGCCGGTAAACCGCCACGGGAACTGGCACAGTTGCTTATCGACAATCTGCCAGCCTCCAGCCACGTGGCTAAAGTGGAAATCGCCGGTCCTGGATTTATTAACTTCTTTATTGATGAAAATGCACTGGCAAAACAGCTGCAAGCAGCCTTGGCCGATGAACACTTGGGAGTCGCACTGCCGAGCGCACAAACGGTAGTGGTTGATTATTCCTCACCAAACCTTGCCAAAGAGATGCACGTGGGACATCTGCGTTCCACCATTATTGGCGATGCGGTGGTACGTGCGCTGGAGTTTCTCGGTCATAAGGTGATCCGGCAGAACCATGTAGGCGACTGGGGCACTCAGTTCGGCATGTTGCTGGCCTATATGGAAGAGCTGCGGGCAGCTAATGGTGCGGAATCTGAAGTGGAATTGTCGGATCTGGAAAGCTTTTACCGCGCCGCCAAAGTGCGATTTGACGAATCAGAAGCATTTGCCACCCGCGCCCGTCATCTGGTAGTCGAACTGCAATCCGGTGACGAGTATTGCAATAAACTGTGGCGCGAATTCAACGAAATCTCGCTGAGTCATTGCCACAAGGTTTATCAGCGCCTCGGTGTCAGTCTGACCCGCAACGATGTCCGTGGTGAAAGCGCTTATAATGACGACCTGCCACAAGTGGTAAAAGATCTCGATGCGCAGGGCTTACTGACCGAAAGTAACGGTGCCAAAGTGGTGTTTCAGGAAGCCTTCCGCACCAAAGAGGGCGAACCATTACCCGTAATCATCCAGAAAGCCGACGGTGGTTATCTGTATGCAACTACCGACTTAGCTGCCATGCGCTACCGTTCGTCAGTGCTGCACGCCGATCGGGTGCTGTATTTTGTGGATCTACGACAGGCGCTGCACTTCCAACAGGTTTTCAGTCTGGCTCGCACTGCCGGGTTTGTGCGTCCAGAAATGTCATTGGAACATATGGGCTTTGGTACCATGAATGGTGAAGATGGCCGACCATTCAAAACCCGTACTGGCGGAGTAGTGAAACTCATCGACCTGCTGGATGAAGCCCATGACCGTGCGCTGGAACTGGTGCGTAGCAAAAACCCTGATATGGATACTGCAACACTGGAACAGATTGCCGCAGTAGTTGGCGTTGCCTCAGTGAAATACGCCGATCTGTCAAAGAATCGCGCCAGTGACTACATCTTCAGCTTCGATCAGATGCTCAGTTTTGAAGGTAATACCGCACCGTATCTGCTGTACGCCTATACCCGTGTGGCCGGTATTTTCAAGAAAGCTGAAGATATTGACCTGTCTGCCGCCACCATCGTACTGGAGCACGACAAAGAGAAAGAACTCGGTAACAAACTGGCGCAGTTCAGTGAAGTGCTGGCACGGATGGTAGATAAAGGTCAGCCACATCTGCTGTGTGCTTACTTGTATGAACTGGCAGGCGCTTTCTCCAGCTTCTATGAAGCATGCCCGGTGTTAGCCGCCGATACAGCCGCTCAGCGTGACAGCCGTTTGTTACTGGCGAAACTGACCGCTAATACCCTGAAACAGGGACTGGCGCTGTTGGGCATTGACACATTGGAACGGATGTAA
- a CDS encoding SPOR domain-containing protein, producing MRSDYANSKPRRQQRGNHKKPLPPQRPPMLLFLVVLVVVAGFGYFLWTLKNGSPAPITQEPVQVEQPQKPEPHKDPNALPPKPKEEWTYQQELENKQVEVDLPEKSDQPSRPYQMQCGSFRKESQAQELKARIAFQGMEAQVHKVDGSSGAWYKVVLGPYQGKRKAETDRHELQRAGINGCMIWFWES from the coding sequence ATGCGCAGCGATTACGCCAACAGCAAACCGCGCCGACAACAGCGCGGTAACCACAAAAAGCCTCTGCCTCCTCAACGCCCGCCGATGCTGCTTTTTCTGGTGGTATTGGTGGTAGTCGCTGGCTTTGGTTATTTTTTATGGACGCTTAAAAACGGCAGTCCGGCACCAATTACACAGGAGCCGGTACAAGTCGAACAGCCGCAAAAGCCGGAACCGCATAAAGATCCTAATGCACTGCCGCCCAAACCCAAGGAAGAGTGGACCTATCAGCAAGAGCTGGAAAATAAGCAGGTAGAAGTGGATTTACCGGAGAAAAGCGATCAGCCCTCCCGGCCTTATCAAATGCAATGTGGTTCGTTCCGAAAAGAGTCTCAAGCACAAGAACTGAAAGCCAGAATCGCCTTTCAGGGCATGGAGGCCCAGGTACATAAAGTCGATGGGAGCAGCGGCGCTTGGTATAAAGTGGTGCTAGGCCCATACCAAGGCAAGCGTAAAGCGGAAACTGACCGCCACGAACTGCAGCGCGCCGGTATTAACGGCTGCATGATCTGGTTCTGGGAAAGCTGA
- the hslV gene encoding ATP-dependent protease subunit HslV produces the protein MTTIVSVRRNNQVVMAGDGQVSLGNTVMKGNARKVRRLYHDKVIAGFAGGTADAFTLFERFEAKLEMHQGHLMKAAVELAKDWRTDRMLRKLEALLAVADAESSLIITGNGDVLQPENDLIAIGSGGNFAQAAAIAMLENTELTARDICEKALTIAGNICVFTNQFKTIEELNY, from the coding sequence GTGACTACAATCGTATCAGTGCGCCGCAACAATCAAGTGGTAATGGCCGGTGATGGCCAGGTTTCTTTGGGAAATACCGTGATGAAAGGTAACGCCCGTAAAGTTCGCCGTCTCTACCACGATAAAGTGATCGCCGGTTTTGCGGGCGGCACTGCCGATGCCTTTACCCTGTTTGAACGGTTTGAGGCCAAACTGGAAATGCACCAGGGCCACCTGATGAAAGCCGCAGTGGAGTTGGCAAAAGACTGGCGTACTGATCGGATGCTGCGCAAACTGGAAGCGCTGCTGGCGGTCGCCGATGCTGAGTCATCACTGATCATCACCGGTAATGGCGACGTGCTGCAGCCAGAAAATGATCTGATTGCGATTGGCTCCGGAGGTAATTTTGCCCAAGCCGCCGCCATTGCCATGCTGGAAAATACCGAACTTACGGCACGCGACATCTGCGAAAAGGCATTGACCATCGCTGGCAATATCTGCGTGTTTACCAACCAGTTCAAAACCATTGAAGAACTGAATTACTGA
- the hslU gene encoding ATP-dependent protease ATPase subunit HslU, protein MSEMTPREIVHELDAHIIGQQKAKRSVAVALRNRWRRMQLDAALRPEVTPKNILMIGPTGVGKTEIARRLAKLANAPFIKVEATKFTEVGYVGKEVDQIIRDLTDAAVKMTREQQMKKCRTRAEEAAEERVLDALLPKPKSDWESEKEDSSHTRQIFRKKLREGQLDDKEIEIDVAGPQIGVEIMSPPGMEEMTNQLQSLFQNMGQGQTKRRKLKIKEAMKQLTEEEAAKLVNQEDLKDQAIELVEQHGIVFLDEIDKICKRGETSGPDVSREGVQRDLLPLVEGCTVNTKHGMVRTDHILFIASGAFQMSKPSDLIPELQGRLPIRVELDALTASDFKRILTEPHASLTEQYIALMATEGVAVEFTESGIDSIAEAAFQVNESTENIGARRLHTIMEKLMEDISFEAADKSGNHYVIDADYVNAHLETLVHDEDLSRFIL, encoded by the coding sequence ATGTCTGAAATGACGCCCCGCGAAATCGTCCACGAGCTGGATGCCCATATCATTGGCCAACAGAAGGCTAAACGTTCCGTGGCGGTCGCCCTGCGTAACCGCTGGCGCCGAATGCAGCTTGATGCAGCATTGCGCCCGGAAGTGACCCCCAAAAATATCCTGATGATTGGCCCTACCGGCGTAGGTAAAACCGAAATTGCCCGCCGTTTGGCAAAGCTTGCCAACGCGCCATTTATTAAGGTCGAAGCCACCAAATTTACTGAAGTGGGTTATGTAGGCAAGGAAGTGGATCAGATTATTCGCGATCTGACCGATGCCGCCGTGAAGATGACCCGCGAGCAGCAGATGAAAAAATGTCGTACCCGCGCCGAAGAAGCTGCCGAGGAACGGGTACTGGATGCACTGTTACCTAAACCTAAAAGCGACTGGGAAAGTGAAAAAGAAGACAGCTCTCACACCCGCCAGATCTTCCGCAAAAAGTTACGCGAAGGGCAACTGGATGACAAAGAGATCGAAATCGACGTCGCCGGACCACAGATTGGCGTGGAAATCATGTCGCCTCCTGGCATGGAAGAGATGACTAATCAGTTGCAGAGCCTGTTCCAGAATATGGGACAAGGCCAGACCAAACGCCGCAAGCTGAAGATTAAAGAAGCCATGAAGCAGCTGACCGAAGAGGAAGCCGCCAAGCTGGTGAATCAGGAAGATTTGAAAGATCAAGCCATTGAACTGGTGGAACAGCACGGTATCGTGTTCCTCGATGAGATCGATAAAATCTGTAAGCGTGGTGAAACCTCTGGCCCCGATGTCTCCCGCGAAGGGGTACAACGTGATCTGTTGCCACTGGTAGAAGGTTGCACCGTCAATACTAAGCATGGCATGGTCCGTACCGATCACATTCTGTTTATCGCCTCTGGTGCTTTTCAGATGTCCAAACCCTCAGATCTGATCCCAGAACTGCAGGGACGACTGCCTATTCGCGTGGAACTTGATGCGCTGACTGCCAGCGATTTCAAACGCATTCTGACCGAACCACATGCGTCGTTGACCGAGCAGTACATTGCATTGATGGCAACCGAGGGTGTGGCCGTCGAATTTACCGAATCAGGTATCGACTCCATTGCGGAAGCCGCATTCCAAGTAAATGAAAGCACTGAAAATATCGGTGCACGTCGTCTGCACACCATCATGGAAAAACTGATGGAAGACATTTCATTTGAAGCCGCTGACAAATCAGGTAACCATTACGTGATTGATGCTGACTACGTTAATGCCCATCTGGAAACGCTGGTGCATGATGAAGATCTCAGCCGTTTTATTCTGTAA